One window from the genome of Pseudonocardia hierapolitana encodes:
- a CDS encoding DUF222 domain-containing protein, with protein MGCSCDLRPRRSTGTGSVGGRSYVRTMPGVVELIDQAVHVPPGPELSALLAQLPWDRVPNARLVEVLQAHSRQLAHAQARLFAGMAEIARAAPVAGLPDDAVVRTREDVEWASHEIAAALTWTPTTADRELDLSLVLVRGLPLVFAALEQGLIDRGKATVIADHLDPGRGELTPTQIRRLCERFVPLAPRLTAGQLSRRLLTAIQAIDPDYHRRRYRRGLRERGVVLHLNRNGTATLVGEGLPPDEAAAAAARLDRLAEAARRAGHPARLGQITADLYLGMVNGSFHGLTEAQILDRLLAHPRPEDTATATAATSDDTAAEDTASEDPASEDTASEDTASEDTADTDEIGGGIGTGDITGDATEATGTGSTSTGSLGIDSADAGSANPISTTPDSAGFGSAGFGSTGVGSGGAVTDGTGPVEARAAGEELAGEEPASEASAAGRAPDPASASPAGESQTNESLTSGRPTGTGPASPTPTGSGPVGIGADRWRGEPIGVRDGIELRIGLASLLGCDQRPGEIPGLGPINAEIARLAVARQRRGAGWQYAIVDTSGYLLLAGPLRRRPRVRPPGAGPPDRVRGGVVELHLTLAELARFAADPDLTGDWAGIIAEIAQQWADRHRLWRELSMNPRTRYARGALARHVQVRDRTCIGPCCDRSSRRSQLDHTRDHAHGGDTVEGNIGPGCWRHHQDKDRGWTLTQPEPGHFVWISPLGRTYRTRGGPVRPDLPEPEPPAEGTDRREDPEAEHG; from the coding sequence GTCGATCGTATGTTCGAACCATGCCGGGAGTGGTGGAGCTGATCGACCAGGCGGTGCACGTACCGCCCGGCCCGGAGCTGTCCGCGCTCCTCGCCCAACTGCCCTGGGACCGGGTCCCGAACGCGCGCCTGGTCGAGGTGCTGCAGGCCCATTCGCGGCAGTTGGCGCACGCGCAGGCCCGCTTGTTCGCCGGGATGGCGGAGATCGCCCGGGCCGCCCCGGTGGCCGGGCTGCCCGACGACGCGGTGGTGCGAACTCGGGAGGATGTGGAGTGGGCCTCCCACGAGATCGCCGCCGCGCTGACCTGGACCCCGACCACCGCGGATCGGGAACTGGACCTGTCCCTGGTCCTGGTGCGCGGGCTGCCGCTGGTGTTCGCCGCCCTGGAGCAAGGACTGATCGATCGGGGGAAGGCGACGGTGATCGCCGATCACCTGGACCCGGGTCGGGGTGAGCTCACCCCGACCCAGATCCGCCGGTTGTGCGAACGCTTTGTCCCCCTCGCCCCGCGCCTGACCGCCGGGCAGTTGTCCCGGCGGCTGCTGACGGCGATCCAGGCCATCGACCCCGACTACCACCGCCGTCGGTACCGCCGTGGGCTGCGGGAACGGGGCGTGGTCCTGCACCTGAACCGGAATGGCACGGCGACCCTGGTCGGGGAGGGTCTGCCGCCGGACGAGGCGGCCGCGGCGGCGGCGCGTTTGGATCGGTTGGCCGAGGCGGCGCGGCGGGCGGGGCATCCGGCCCGGCTGGGTCAGATCACCGCCGATCTGTATCTGGGCATGGTCAACGGCAGCTTCCACGGGTTGACCGAGGCGCAGATCCTGGACCGTCTGCTGGCCCACCCGCGCCCGGAAGACACCGCCACCGCCACCGCCGCCACGTCCGACGACACCGCCGCGGAGGACACCGCCTCGGAGGACCCCGCCTCGGAGGACACCGCCTCGGAGGACACCGCCTCCGAGGACACCGCCGACACCGACGAGATCGGCGGCGGGATCGGCACAGGCGACATCACAGGCGACGCCACGGAGGCAACCGGCACTGGCTCGACCAGCACTGGCTCGCTCGGGATCGACTCCGCTGACGCGGGTTCTGCGAACCCAATCTCGACTACCCCAGACTCGGCCGGGTTTGGCTCGGCCGGGTTCGGCTCGACCGGGGTCGGCTCGGGCGGAGCCGTCACGGATGGGACCGGCCCGGTCGAGGCCAGGGCCGCGGGCGAGGAGCTCGCCGGCGAGGAACCGGCCTCGGAGGCCAGCGCCGCCGGGAGGGCACCTGACCCGGCCAGTGCGAGCCCTGCCGGTGAGAGTCAGACCAACGAGAGCCTGACCAGCGGGAGGCCAACCGGTACCGGCCCCGCCAGCCCAACCCCGACCGGGTCGGGGCCAGTCGGCATCGGTGCGGACCGTTGGCGGGGTGAGCCGATCGGCGTCCGCGACGGCATCGAACTCCGCATCGGGTTGGCCTCCCTGCTCGGTTGTGACCAGCGGCCCGGGGAGATCCCCGGGCTGGGCCCGATCAACGCGGAGATCGCTCGTCTCGCGGTCGCCCGGCAGCGCCGCGGCGCGGGATGGCAGTACGCCATCGTCGACACCAGCGGATACCTGCTGCTGGCGGGACCGCTGCGCCGCCGACCACGCGTCAGACCGCCCGGGGCAGGCCCGCCGGATCGGGTGCGTGGTGGAGTGGTGGAGCTGCACCTGACCCTGGCCGAACTCGCCCGGTTCGCCGCCGACCCCGACCTGACCGGGGACTGGGCCGGCATCATCGCCGAGATCGCCCAGCAGTGGGCCGACCGGCACCGGCTGTGGCGGGAACTGTCGATGAATCCCCGGACCCGCTACGCCCGCGGTGCGCTGGCCCGGCATGTGCAGGTTCGGGACCGGACCTGCATCGGGCCGTGCTGTGATCGGTCGTCCCGCCGTTCGCAGCTCGACCACACCCGCGACCACGCCCACGGCGGCGACACGGTGGAGGGCAACATCGGGCCGGGCTGCTGGCGCCATCATCAGGACAAGGACCGGGGCTGGACCCTCACCCAACCCGAGCC